A window of the Nocardia sp. NBC_01329 genome harbors these coding sequences:
- the mftF gene encoding mycofactocin biosynthesis glycosyltransferase MftF (Members of this protein family, MftF, are glycosyltransferases, members of PF00535 (glycosyl transferase family 2). The encoding gene is found as part of the mycofactocin cassette, in Mycobacterium tuberculosis, many other Actinobacteria, and occasional members of other lineages. Mycofactocin itself, a putative redox carrier, is a heavily modified derivative of the C-terminal Val-Tyr dipeptide of the mycofactocin precursor MftA (TIGR03969).) — MRNDRLPDGFGVRIDPRVRAYSGGRILIGGSPARLLRLAPEAAQMIGDGYLEVNSPQSAVVARRLLDSGVANPRPRLLPSPEDVTIIVPLHNNPVGLDRLLAALRGHTVIVVDDGSDDEVRIADEHTGRCRVRVLRHERSRGPAAARNTGLRAATTQFVAFLDSDVVPRSGWLEVMLGHFSDPQVALVAPRIVALDPESNTLARYEHTRSSLDLGRRESAVQSRGVVSYVPSAALLVRRSVLEAEDGFDETMQVAEDVDLCWRLERSGWRARYEPAAHVAHDHRVSFRDWFRRKVFYGTGAAPLSDRHAGMVSPLQVPKWTAAAVLLLATRTRWGALGAGLTLLLPLRRLRRAFAGVDNPTGVAAIYVARGFFAGLWRIASAICRHYWPITLAAMLFSRRIRQIALSLAVAEGAVDWYTHRESGGLDPLRYIAFRRVDDIGYGTGLWLGAYRAGSLGALKPTAPPQ, encoded by the coding sequence ATGCGCAATGATCGCCTGCCCGACGGATTCGGGGTGCGGATCGACCCACGGGTACGCGCATACTCGGGGGGTCGAATCCTTATCGGAGGTTCACCTGCCCGGTTGCTGCGTCTGGCTCCCGAGGCGGCCCAAATGATCGGCGACGGCTATCTCGAGGTGAACAGCCCGCAATCGGCGGTGGTTGCCAGACGGCTACTGGATTCGGGGGTGGCAAATCCGCGGCCGCGGCTGTTGCCGTCGCCGGAGGACGTGACGATCATCGTCCCGCTGCACAACAATCCGGTCGGCCTGGATCGGCTGCTGGCCGCGCTGCGCGGTCATACCGTGATCGTCGTGGACGACGGTTCCGATGACGAGGTGCGGATCGCCGACGAGCACACCGGCCGCTGCCGGGTGCGAGTATTGCGCCACGAACGCAGCCGTGGCCCGGCCGCGGCCCGCAACACCGGGCTGCGCGCCGCGACAACCCAGTTCGTGGCCTTCCTCGATTCCGATGTGGTACCGCGCAGCGGCTGGCTCGAAGTGATGCTCGGCCATTTCAGCGATCCCCAGGTCGCGTTGGTGGCGCCGCGGATCGTGGCGCTGGACCCGGAGTCCAATACGCTGGCGCGCTACGAGCACACCCGCTCCTCATTGGACCTGGGCCGGCGCGAATCGGCGGTGCAATCGCGCGGGGTGGTCTCGTATGTACCCAGTGCGGCTCTGCTGGTGCGCCGCTCGGTACTGGAGGCCGAGGATGGATTCGACGAAACCATGCAGGTCGCCGAAGATGTGGACCTGTGCTGGCGACTCGAACGTTCGGGCTGGCGGGCACGTTACGAACCGGCCGCCCATGTGGCCCACGATCACCGGGTCTCGTTCCGGGACTGGTTCCGGCGCAAAGTGTTCTACGGCACCGGTGCCGCCCCACTCAGCGACCGGCACGCGGGAATGGTTTCGCCGCTGCAGGTCCCGAAATGGACAGCGGCGGCGGTGCTGCTGCTGGCGACCCGCACTCGATGGGGTGCGCTGGGCGCTGGGCTCACCCTGCTGCTGCCGCTGCGCCGATTGCGGCGCGCCTTCGCCGGGGTGGACAACCCCACCGGTGTCGCGGCGATCTACGTGGCGCGCGGTTTCTTCGCCGGCCTGTGGCGTATCGCCTCGGCCATCTGCCGCCACTACTGGCCGATAACGTTGGCCGCCATGCTGTTCTCCCGCCGGATCAGGCAGATAGCGCTATCGCTGGCGGTGGCCGAGGGCGCCGTCGACTGGTACACCCACCGGGAATCGGGCGGGCTGGATCCGCTGCGCTATATCGCATTCCGGCGGGTCGACGATATCGGCTACGGCACCGGCCTGTGGCTGGGCGCCTACCGGGCCGGGAGCCTCGGGGCCCTGAAGCCGACCGCTCCACCGCAGTAG
- the mftG gene encoding mycofactocin dehydrogenase MftG, with the protein MVHTLIIGSGTAGCVLAARLSEDPGHTVRVVEAGSHWAHSDDFPPELADSAELPLGDRASWLWRYSVALTPDRPGTIVRGRGIGGSGSVNGSYFIRAAARDFAAWSGETGSRSWDFGAALPYFRALENDHDYGDHPGHGRAGPVPVRRIVRPTPLIQEFGAACRDLGFGEVADWNALPGGPESGVGPVPCTVGPPDASGRRHRIGPAHSYLLPALSRPNLTVQGDTLVIRLRFQGTRVTGADCLIDGKPETIRAERVVLCAGAIESAALLLRSGIGPGEQSAALGIPVVAEVPVGGWFTDHPEIGIDYRHPAPAGRSVPLEYVLEFDDIEIRPYTVAFIPGAYRMGVTLMRPTSAGSIRLTTADPLTAPRIEHGYLETADDRTRLRDAVELAGQILESMAAEPLGAAGPVSDRWLRDRLGTSQHLAGTCRMGRAGDPRAVVDDRFRVHGVAGLSVVDLSVVPVPLSRGPQATVVLLAERATAELR; encoded by the coding sequence ATGGTGCACACGCTGATCATCGGTTCCGGAACGGCCGGATGCGTACTGGCCGCCCGGCTCAGCGAGGATCCGGGACATACCGTGCGGGTCGTCGAGGCGGGCAGCCATTGGGCCCACAGTGACGATTTCCCGCCGGAACTGGCCGACAGTGCCGAGCTGCCGCTCGGCGATCGGGCGTCCTGGTTGTGGCGGTACTCCGTGGCGCTCACGCCGGACCGGCCGGGCACCATCGTGCGCGGCCGCGGAATCGGCGGTTCCGGATCGGTGAACGGGTCCTATTTCATCCGGGCCGCGGCACGAGATTTCGCCGCGTGGAGCGGGGAGACCGGGAGCCGGTCGTGGGATTTCGGGGCGGCGCTACCGTATTTCCGCGCGCTGGAGAACGATCACGACTACGGGGACCACCCCGGGCACGGCCGGGCGGGGCCGGTTCCGGTGCGCCGGATCGTGCGGCCGACCCCGTTGATACAGGAGTTCGGGGCGGCCTGCCGGGACCTCGGGTTCGGTGAGGTCGCCGATTGGAACGCGCTGCCCGGTGGTCCCGAATCCGGTGTCGGCCCGGTCCCGTGCACGGTCGGGCCACCCGACGCGTCCGGGCGGCGGCACCGGATCGGACCCGCGCATTCCTATCTGCTGCCCGCGCTGTCGCGTCCGAATCTGACCGTGCAGGGGGACACCCTGGTGATCCGGCTGCGTTTCCAGGGCACCCGGGTGACGGGGGCCGATTGCCTGATCGATGGAAAGCCGGAGACGATCCGGGCCGAGCGGGTGGTGTTGTGCGCGGGCGCGATCGAATCGGCGGCCCTGCTGTTGCGTTCCGGAATCGGGCCGGGCGAGCAGTCGGCGGCATTGGGTATCCCGGTGGTCGCCGAGGTGCCGGTCGGTGGCTGGTTCACCGATCATCCGGAGATCGGGATCGACTATCGGCATCCGGCGCCCGCGGGCCGCTCCGTTCCGCTGGAATACGTCCTGGAGTTCGACGATATCGAGATCCGGCCCTATACGGTCGCGTTCATCCCGGGCGCGTATCGCATGGGCGTGACCCTGATGCGACCGACCAGCGCGGGCAGTATCCGGCTGACCACGGCCGATCCGCTGACCGCTCCCCGGATCGAGCACGGGTACCTCGAAACCGCCGACGACCGTACCCGGCTGCGCGATGCGGTGGAACTGGCCGGGCAGATCCTCGAATCCATGGCGGCCGAGCCGCTCGGAGCCGCCGGTCCGGTCTCGGACCGGTGGCTGCGGGACCGGCTCGGTACCTCGCAACACCTGGCGGGTACCTGCCGGATGGGCCGCGCCGGCGATCCGCGGGCGGTGGTCGATGACCGATTCCGGGTACACGGAGTGGCGGGGCTGTCGGTCGTGGATCTCTCGGTGGTTCCGGTCCCGCTGAGCCGGGGTCCGCAGGCAACGGTCGTGCTGCTGGCCGAGCGGGCGACCGCCGAACTGCGCTGA
- a CDS encoding carbohydrate ABC transporter permease: MTAAPARWRTRAFVRAGALYLALIAMAWCALLPILWALAGSVKKQSEVTTPTLIPRNPQWSNYRAVFAEMPFARMFLNTIVYAGCITAGQVFFCSLAGYAFARLRFPGRDVLFVAYLATLMVPLTVTVVPQFVLIRILGWTDTPWALIVPSVFGSAFGTYLMRQFFRTLPIELEEAAIIDGCSPWQVYRRVLLPNAKPAVMVLAVLTWVNVWNDFLWPLVMIQRQDISTVTLGLVWMQGQYVSNWPVLMAASMLILLPLLLIYALAQKAFVRGIALSGIGGR, encoded by the coding sequence ATGACGGCGGCACCGGCCCGATGGCGGACCCGCGCCTTCGTCCGCGCCGGCGCGCTCTACCTCGCGCTGATCGCGATGGCGTGGTGCGCGCTGCTGCCTATCCTGTGGGCGCTGGCGGGTTCGGTGAAGAAACAATCCGAAGTCACCACACCGACCCTGATCCCGCGGAATCCACAGTGGTCCAACTACCGCGCTGTCTTCGCGGAGATGCCGTTCGCCCGGATGTTCCTCAATACGATCGTCTACGCCGGATGTATCACCGCGGGCCAGGTCTTCTTCTGCTCACTGGCCGGCTATGCGTTCGCCCGGCTGCGCTTCCCCGGCCGTGACGTCCTGTTCGTGGCCTATCTGGCCACGCTGATGGTCCCGCTGACCGTGACCGTCGTGCCGCAGTTCGTCCTCATCCGGATTCTGGGCTGGACGGATACGCCCTGGGCGTTGATCGTGCCCAGTGTGTTCGGCAGTGCCTTCGGCACCTATCTGATGCGACAGTTCTTCCGCACCCTGCCCATCGAACTCGAAGAGGCCGCCATCATCGATGGTTGCTCACCATGGCAGGTCTACCGGCGGGTTCTCCTGCCGAACGCCAAACCCGCGGTGATGGTTCTGGCTGTACTCACCTGGGTCAACGTCTGGAACGATTTCCTGTGGCCCCTGGTGATGATCCAACGCCAGGATATTTCCACTGTCACGCTCGGCCTGGTGTGGATGCAGGGCCAATACGTCTCGAATTGGCCGGTATTGATGGCAGCGTCCATGCTGATCCTGCTACCGCTGTTGCTCATCTACGCCCTCGCGCAGAAGGCGTTCGTTCGAGGGATCGCCCTGTCCGGGATCGGCGGCCGGTGA
- a CDS encoding carbohydrate ABC transporter permease gives MARRQARAARLFIAPNLVAVAVFLVFPLGFSLYLSFQQWDMFGPIRFTGLGNFRRLLTSDPLFTIALRNTIVFTLGTLIPTVSISLVVAATLNRGVRGTGFFRTVMFLPLAISSVVMAVIWRFVFDTNNGLLNMMLGRLGIGPVPWLVDPRWAMVSVCLVSVWKSIPFATIVLLAAMQGVPADLYEAAKIDGAGAIRRFASITLPLIRGALSFVFVISIIDSVQAFDQIYVLTGGHGGPETGTYVFGIMIFQNAFAFGDAGYASAIAWLIFVVLLALTVAQLWFARKNSADR, from the coding sequence CTGGCCCGGCGGCAGGCGCGGGCGGCGCGATTGTTCATCGCGCCGAATCTCGTGGCGGTGGCGGTGTTCCTGGTTTTCCCGTTGGGGTTCTCGCTCTATCTGAGCTTTCAGCAGTGGGATATGTTCGGCCCGATCCGGTTCACCGGGCTGGGGAACTTCCGCCGCCTGCTCACCTCGGATCCACTGTTCACCATCGCGTTGCGGAACACGATCGTCTTCACGCTCGGAACCCTGATCCCCACGGTGTCGATAAGTCTCGTGGTCGCGGCCACCTTGAACCGGGGCGTCAGGGGAACCGGGTTCTTCCGGACGGTCATGTTCCTGCCACTGGCGATATCGAGCGTGGTGATGGCGGTGATCTGGCGTTTCGTCTTCGATACGAACAACGGTCTGCTCAATATGATGCTCGGCCGGCTCGGAATAGGCCCCGTCCCCTGGCTGGTCGATCCGCGCTGGGCGATGGTTTCGGTATGCCTGGTCAGCGTCTGGAAAAGCATCCCGTTCGCCACGATCGTTCTGCTCGCCGCCATGCAGGGCGTCCCGGCGGACCTCTACGAAGCGGCGAAGATCGACGGTGCGGGCGCGATCCGGCGATTCGCATCGATCACCCTGCCCTTGATCCGAGGTGCGCTGTCCTTCGTCTTCGTGATCTCGATCATCGACTCGGTCCAGGCGTTCGACCAGATCTATGTCCTCACCGGCGGTCACGGCGGACCGGAGACGGGCACCTATGTCTTCGGAATCATGATCTTCCAGAATGCTTTCGCGTTCGGTGATGCCGGCTACGCCTCCGCCATCGCCTGGCTGATATTCGTGGTCCTTTTGGCGCTGACCGTCGCGCAACTGTGGTTCGCCCGCAAGAATTCAGCGGACCGATGA
- a CDS encoding ABC transporter substrate-binding protein, whose product MLVGRRAFLHAATGIGAALAMPALGGCGGDDDALTFFFQANPAEADGRQRVIDEFARRNPDIRVRTLLSGPDPMQQMLTFCAGGKCPDVLMAWEQTYAGLADRGVLLDLNIMLDRDPAFAAELAAGGVAALYDTFTFEGGQYALPEQWSGNFLFFNKALFDEAGLRPPGRWEDAWSFAEFLDIARALTERVRSGEVRQWGFVDSWVPYYSAGLFAINNGAEWARPRTVPGRSVFSDDAFVEGVQFYADLANRYHVAPAPADQQSISAMDLFAQGRAALAMGGHWRYRTFADADDLDFDVTALPSGSARRGARSNIGTTGLAISAASRHREQAWEFLKFAAGPVGQAVIAETGLFVPALRSAVRSTGFAEAHRDIGNLDILIDGPAHSAPLPVTDQWPRIDALMDRYMGPVLRGIAPATSLADRLAPEAEEVLRNP is encoded by the coding sequence ATGCTGGTGGGGCGGCGCGCGTTTCTGCACGCCGCCACCGGCATCGGTGCGGCGCTGGCGATGCCCGCGCTGGGCGGATGCGGTGGCGACGACGACGCACTGACATTCTTCTTCCAGGCCAACCCCGCCGAAGCCGACGGACGGCAGCGGGTGATCGACGAATTCGCCCGCCGGAATCCGGATATCAGGGTGAGGACCCTGCTGTCGGGCCCCGACCCGATGCAGCAGATGCTGACCTTCTGCGCGGGCGGGAAATGTCCCGATGTGTTGATGGCGTGGGAACAGACCTATGCCGGGCTCGCCGACCGGGGCGTGCTGTTGGATCTGAACATCATGCTCGACCGTGATCCGGCCTTCGCGGCCGAACTGGCAGCTGGAGGAGTGGCCGCGCTGTACGACACCTTCACGTTCGAAGGTGGGCAGTACGCGCTCCCGGAACAGTGGTCGGGAAACTTCCTGTTCTTCAACAAGGCATTATTCGACGAGGCCGGGTTGCGTCCCCCCGGCCGATGGGAAGACGCGTGGAGCTTTGCCGAATTCCTCGATATCGCTCGTGCTCTCACCGAACGTGTCCGGTCGGGCGAGGTCCGGCAGTGGGGGTTCGTGGACTCCTGGGTTCCGTACTATTCGGCCGGCCTTTTCGCCATCAACAACGGCGCCGAATGGGCGCGTCCGCGAACGGTCCCGGGTCGTTCGGTCTTCTCCGATGACGCTTTCGTCGAGGGTGTCCAGTTCTACGCGGACCTGGCCAACAGATATCACGTGGCGCCTGCTCCGGCCGATCAGCAGTCGATCTCGGCGATGGATCTGTTCGCCCAGGGCAGAGCTGCGCTGGCGATGGGCGGGCACTGGCGATACCGCACTTTCGCCGACGCCGACGACCTCGATTTCGACGTCACGGCCCTCCCGTCCGGTTCGGCGAGGCGCGGAGCGCGCTCGAATATCGGCACGACGGGGCTCGCCATATCCGCCGCCAGCCGCCACCGCGAGCAGGCATGGGAGTTCCTGAAGTTCGCGGCCGGGCCGGTCGGTCAGGCCGTCATCGCGGAGACCGGCCTATTCGTTCCAGCCCTCCGGTCAGCGGTGCGATCCACCGGGTTCGCCGAAGCGCACCGCGATATCGGGAACCTGGACATCCTCATCGACGGACCGGCCCACTCCGCGCCGCTACCGGTGACGGACCAGTGGCCCCGGATCGACGCTTTGATGGACCGCTACATGGGCCCGGTGCTGCGCGGCATTGCGCCCGCGACCTCGCTGGCGGACCGTCTCGCTCCCGAAGCCGAGGAGGTGCTGCGCAACCCATGA